One genomic window of Ziziphus jujuba cultivar Dongzao chromosome 4, ASM3175591v1 includes the following:
- the LOC107415353 gene encoding protein DA1-related 5 produces MTARYGVNAISMGCIPYDDDTASLYHVSAPRSLHDDQVQGAALEEAFRLLFDAVKEMKDKAPMFKTILNNLNDTLEYLEPLITEFNMPEEEATKFQLEMKKGAELVRKCSEVHRSNFCIKNRYTAKLRKLDKILKKLLNDPPQLPSITVRLDAPLTDLKEKLLNKNGTSIVIVTAPGGCGKTLLAQTFCRDGHVREKFKSNIFFVTVSKTPPSLILVVQELYKYKMNMVPLLQNEADAAKRLKQFLKRLKSRPILMVLDDVWPEAESLIKKFVFKIRDYKILITSRYELPKFAPPYHLSPLNDEDAMTLFRHSACWEDGEPGIPDYIVKKVYGQSAISTKHICIFFLSKWKWNE; encoded by the exons ATGACCGCCAGATATGGAGTCAACGCTATTTCAATGGGATGCATTCCGTACGACGATGATACTGCATCGTTGTATCATGTCAGCGCTCCCCGAAGCCTGCATGATGATCAAGTCCAAG GGGCTGCTCTTGAGGAAGCATTCCGATTGCTGTTTGATGCGGTGAAAGAAATGAAGGACAAGGCTCCAATGTTCAAAACCATCCTGAACAACCTCAACGACACTCTAGAATATCTGGAACCTTTGATTACAGAGTTTAACATGCCAGAGGAGGAAGCAACAAAATTTCAGTTAGAAATGAAGAAGGGTGCGGAGCTCGTTCGAAAGTGCTCCGAGGTTCATCGGAGTAACTTTTGCATTAAGAATCGTTACACCGCTAAGCTGCGTAAATTGGACAAGATTCTTAAGAAGTTGTTAAATGAT CCACCTCAACTCCCATCGATCACTGTCCGATTGGACGCGCCGTTGACTGATTTAAAGGAGAAGCTTCTAAATAAGAATGGCACATCCATTGTAATAGTGACTGCTCCAGGAGGATGTGGGAAAACCCTCTTGGCACAAACGTTCTGTCGTGATGGACATGTCCGAG AGAAATTCAAGAGCAACATCTTCTTTGTTACCGTTTCAAAAACGCCACCTAGCCTGATTCTTGTCGTACAAGAACTATATAAATACAAGATGAATATGGTGCCTCTTCTTCAAAACGAAGCAGATGCAGCCAAACGCTTGAAACAATTTCTGAAAAGACTCAAATCCAGGCCTATATTGATGGTCCTCGATGATGTTTGGCCGGAAGCGGAGTCCCTTATTAAGaagtttgttttcaaaataagaGACTACAAGATTTTGATAACATCAAGATACGAATTACCAAAATTTGCCCCTCCATACCATTTGAGCCCTTTGAATGATGAAGATGCAATGACTCTTTTCCGTCACTCAGCATGCTGGGAAGATGGGGAACCGGGCATTCCAGATTATATTGTGAAAAAGGTATATGGTCAGTCTGCAATATCTACAaaacatatatgcatatttttcctttccaaaTGGAAATGGAATGAATGA
- the LOC107415403 gene encoding senescence-associated carboxylesterase 101-like isoform X2, with the protein MNLFNNGSEMANLVVSSGLLQQSWTVNSNLYGNSDPNERLTFKVYPQQNYNILGFVSSPRTLEGDEAELVSSSTFPLFEFLCSKNNPSFSINKAAISLFDSYHFLLSELKTQQNQKNEEKDINLSRKTSTDLQSAAFDHSATLPSPGSGSPKWVQNLIKRTKNWELKLQIAKQFDPSKKLNDIKVNMVYLEWYKKWAKDQKTGYYDMYKNNMYESDVMVQKYKEELTNYWINMVNEVKIKPQKEGADFQSHWLYAGTTYRRMIEPLDIAEHYYEKKRLNYETEGRSDHYILLEEWLKEAKEIERYATNLKKENVASILTIDSCFWAKVEEAIISCNLLKTEKYVVEEKVKKLKDFENYVLGLLTNYEVSPQIFLPESSSMKWWKDWKAYRKTLGIT; encoded by the exons ATGAATTT ATTTAACAATGGGTCAGAAATGGCAAATTTGGTGGTTAGCTCTGGTCTCCTTCAACAATCATGGACTGTAAATTCGAATCTTTATGGAAATAGTGATCCAAACGAACGTCTTACATTCAAAGTTTACCCACAACAAAACTACAACATCTTGGGTTTTGTTAGTTCCCCTCGGACACTTGAAGGAGATGAGGCAGAGTTAGTTTCATCATCTACTTTTCCTCTCTTCGAATTTTTATGCAGCAAAAACAACCCAAGTTTCTCCATTAACAAAGCTGCAATTTCTCTCTTTGATTCCTATCATTTCCTACTTTCTGAACTGAAAACTCAG CAAAATCAGAAGAACGAAGAGAAAGATATAAATCTATCTAGAAAAACTTCAACAGATTTGCAGTCTGCCGCTTTTGATCACTCAGCCACTCTCCCCTCCCCAGGCTCAGGTTCACCTAaatgggttcaaaatttgataaagaggACAAAAAACTGGGAATTGAAACTTCAAATTGCGAAGCAGTTTGATCCCTCCAAGAAGTTGAATGACATAAAAGTAAATATGGTCTACTTGGAATGGTACAAGAAGTGGGCTAAAGATCAGAAAACTGGATACTATGACATGTACAAAAACAATATGTATGAATCGGACGTTATGGttcaaaaatacaaagaagaaCTCACAAATTACTGGATAAACATGGTTAACGAAGTGAAAATTAAGCCCCAGAAGGAAGGAGCCGACTTTCAGTCTCATTGGCTATATGCAGGTACAACCTATAGAAGGATGATTGAACCACTTGACATCGCTGAACACTACTACGAGAAAAAGAGACTCAACTATGAAACCGAAGGAAGATCTGATCATTACATCCTGTTGGAGGAATGGCTGAAAGAAGCAAAGGAAATAGAAAGATATGCAACAAacttgaaaaaggaaaatgtagCTTCTATTCTGACAATAGATTCGTGTTTCTGGGCAAAAGTTGAGGAAGCGATCATTTCATGCAATTTGTTGAAGACAGAAAAATATGTTGTTGAAGAAAAAGTGAAGAAGTTGAAAGATTTTGAGAACTATGTCTTGGGTCTGTTGACTAACTATGAAGTATCCCCTCAGATATTCTTACCTGAAAGCAGCTCTATGAAGTGGTGGAAAGATTGGAAAGCTTATAGGAAAACTTTGGGAATTACCTGA
- the LOC107415429 gene encoding senescence-associated carboxylesterase 101-like isoform X1, with translation MTVFSNGSETANLVASSGLLQQLWTANWNLYGNNDPNERLRFQVYSQENYNILAFVTSPLTLQADQADLASLSTLKEKFPVFELLCSKNNPTFAINKATILLFASYHNILSELKNELCKGPPYKPLIITGHSLGGSIASLFTLWMLNSMDLSKTKRPLCITFGSPLIGDHCLHKAIFQSQTWKSCFLHVVTNQDPVPRILLHHKPAHQKGVYKPFGTFLICCESGSACFEDPDSILELLAATASHGAQSQNPYQAMPSVDYGPVVENLYHRTFCKGATELVDWAKQPFEVGIIRQLQAIGVAQPQQQQNIDIINLIKREKQLVSKTKLFDPSKKLNDMKIYMVYLEWYKKLSKNDKTGYYDSYKEKKGTCEFNVEVFKKELTNYWKDMVKEAENKPQKEGASFRIRWLGAGTNYRRMVESLDIAEYYKENKLNYETQGRSHHYIRLEAWLKEWEELLKEENNSGGKQNNSKKESVASILTIDSCFWAKVEEAIILCNLLKTEKFGAEEKVKKLKDFESYVWGLLTNYEVSSEIFLTGSSFMKWWKDWKAYKKTLGSSFTSPLDDFMESREYVDYDGGNWSPPIYTRPF, from the exons ATGACTGT ATTTAGCAATGGGTCAGAAACGGCAAATTTGGTGGCGAGCTCTGGCCTCCTCCAACAATTATGGACTGCAAATTGGAACCTTTATGGAAACAATGATCCAAATGAACGTCTTAGATTCCAAGTTTACTCACAAGAAAACTACAACATCTTGGCTTTTGTTACTTCCCCTTTGACACTTCAAGCAGATCAGGCAGATTTAGCTTCCTTATCAACATTAAAGGAGAAATTTCCTGTCTTCGAATTACTATGCAGCAAAAACAACCCGACTTTCGCCATTAACAAAGCTACAATTTTACTCTTTGCTTCCTATCATAACATACTTTCTGAGCTGAAAAATGAG CTTTGCAAAGGCCCCCCATATAAACCATTGATTATCACTGGACACTCTCTGGGAGGCTCAATTGCTTCACTCTTCACCTTATGGATGTTGAACAGCATGGACTTATCAAAAACCAAACGCCCACTTTGCATCACTTTTGGTTCACCTCTTATTGGTGACCACTGCCTACATAAAGCCATCTTTCAATCCCAAACATGGAAGTCTTGCTTCCTGCATGTAGTCACTAACCAAGATCCAGTACCCAGAATCCTCCTACACCACAAACCTGCCCATCAAAAAGGTGTCTACAAACCATTTGGGACATTCCTTATCTGTTGTGAATCAGGGTCTGCTTGTTTTGAGGATCCTGATTCCATTCTGGAATTGTTGGCCGCAACTGCCTCGCATGGTGCTCAGAGTCAAAATCCTTATCAAGCCATGCCTTCGGTTGATTATGGACCAGTGGTGGAAAATCTTTACCATCGGACCTTTTGCAAGGGTGCCACAGAGTTGGTTGATTGGGCTAAGCAACCATTTGAAGTTGGCATTATTAGACAACTCCAAGCAATAGGAGTTGCTCAACCGCAG CAGCAGCAGAACATAGACATAATAAATCTGATAAAGCGGGAAAAGCAACTAGTTTCAAAGACGAAGTTATTTGATCCCTCAAAGAAGTTGAatgatatgaaaatatatatggtcTACCTGGAATGGTACAAGAAATTGTCTAAAAATGACAAAACTGGATATTATGACAGCTACAAAGAAAAGAAGGGTACGTGTGAATTTAATGTTGAAGTGTTCAAGAAAGAACTTACAAATTACTGGAAAGACATGGTTAAAGAAGCAGAAAATAAGCCCCAGAAGGAAGGAGCCTCCTTTCGGATTCGTTGGCTAGGTGCAGGAACAAACTACAGAAGGATGGTTGAATCACTTGACATCGCTGAGTACTACAAGGAAAACAAACTCAACTATGAAACTCAAGGAAGATCTCATCATTACATCAGATTGGAGGCATGGCTGAAAGAATGGGAGGAATTgctgaaagaagaaaataattcagGAGGCAAACAAAATAACTCAAAGAAGGAAAGTGTAGCTTCAATTCTGACAATAGATTCATGTTTCTGGGCAAAAGTTGAGGAAGCTATCATTTTATGCAATTTGCTGAAGACAGAAAAATTTGGTGCTGAAGAGAAAGTGAAGAAGTTGAAAGATTTTGAGAGCTATGTGTGGGGTTTGCTGACTAACTACGAAGTATCCTCTGAGATATTCTTAACTGGAAGCAGCTTTATGAAGTGGTGGAAAGATTGGAAAGCTTATAAGAAAACTTTGGGAAGCTCCTTTACCTCACCACTCGACGACTTCATGGAATCTCGGGAATATGTAGACTATGATGGTGGTAACTGGTCTCCACCTATTTATACTCGACCATTTTAA
- the LOC107415351 gene encoding senescence-associated carboxylesterase 101-like translates to MILFSNGSETANLVASSGLLQQSWNANSDLYENSDPNERLRFQVYSQGNYNILAFVTSSWTLQADQADLASSSTFKEDFPVFEFLCSKKHPTFAINKATIFLFASYHDKLLPLKNQLCQVSKDNPLIITGHSLGGSIASLFTLWMLDSMDLTKTKRPLCITFGSPLLGDSSLQKAIFQYQTWNSCFLHVVTSLDPVPRIFMHHIPVHQKGVYKPFGTFLICSESGSACFEDPDSILELLVATASYGAQSQNPYESVPLVDYGRVVENLFNRTFLMDTIELPAWAAQPFEAGIIRQLRAIGVALSQHQQQQKINIINLVNREKRVISKKSFNPSKKLNDMKINMAYLEWYKKWSKDQKTGYYDVYKKKLNEWDIKVEGFKKDLTNYWIDMVKEVENKPQKEGAAFRTRWLFGGTNYRRMVEPLDIAEYYKEKKPNYETQGRSDHYIKLEEWQKEEKKSESNPNNLKKEKVSSILTIDSCFWAKVEEAIILCNLLKTEKFGAEEKMNKLKDFENHVWGLLTNYEVSPEIFLPESSFMKWWKDWKPYTRTLGSSFTSPLHDFIESGAHVEYDRGNWSPPIYYQLL, encoded by the exons ATGATTCT ATTTAGCAATGGGTCAGAAACGGCAAATTTGGTAGCTAGCTCTGGTCTCCTCCAACAATCATGGAATGCAAATTCGGACCTTTATGAAAACAGTGATCCAAATGAACGTCTTAGATTCCAAGTTTACTCACAAGGAAACTACAACATCTTGGCTTTTGTCACTTCCTCTTGGACACTTCAAGCAGATCAGGCAGATTTGGCTTCCTCATCAACATTTAAGGAGGATTTTCCTGTCTTCGAATTTCTATGCAGCAAAAAACACCCAACTTTCGCCATTAACAAAGCTACAATTTTCCTCTTCGCTTCATATCATGACAAACTTTTACCACTGAAAAATCAG CTTTGTCAAGTCTCCAAAGATAATCCATTGATTATCACCGGACATTCTCTGGGAGGCTCAATTGCTTCACTCTTCACCTTATGGATGCTGGACAGCATGGACTTAACAAAAACCAAGCGCCCACTTTGCATCACTTTTGGTTCACCCCTTCTTGGTGACAGCAGCCTGCAGAAAGCAATCTTCCAATACCAAACATGGAATTCTTGCTTCCTGCATGTAGTCACTAGCCTAGATCCTGTACCTAGAATCTTCATGCACCACATTCCTGTCCATCAAAAAGGTGTCTACAAACCATTTGGGACATTCCTTATCTGTTCTGAATCTGGATCTGCTTGTTTTGAGGACCCTGATTCCATTCTGGAATTGTTGGTTGCAACTGCCTCATATGGTGCTCAGAGTCAAAATCCTTATGAATCTGTGCCTTTGGTTGATTACGGAAGAGTGGTGGAAAATCTTTTCAATCGGACGTTTCTCATGGACACCATAGAGTTACCTGCTTGGGCTGCGCAACCATTTGAGGCTGGCATTATTAGACAACTCCGAGCAATTGGAGTGGCTCTATCACAG CATCAACAGCAGcagaaaataaacataataaatctGGTAAATCGGGAAAAGCGTGTGATTTCAAAGAAGTCATTCAATCCCTCTAAGAAGTTGAatgatatgaaaataaatatggcCTACTTGGAATGGTACAAGAAATGGTCTAAAGATCAGAAAACTGGTTACTATGATGTCTACAAAAAAAAGTTGAATGAATGGGACATTAAGGTTGAAGGGTTCAAGAAAGACCTCACAAATTACTGGATAGACATGGTTAAAGAAGTAGAAAATAAGCCCCAGAAAGAAGGAGCTGCCTTTCGTACTCGTTGGCTATTTGGAGGTACAAACTATAGAAGGATGGTTGAACCACTTGACATTGCCGAATACTACAAAGAAAAGAAACCCAACTATGAAACTCAAGGTAGATCTGATCATTACATCAAATTGGAGGAATggcagaaagaagaaaagaaatcagAAAGCAATCCAAATaacttgaaaaaagaaaaagtatcttCTATTCTGACAATAGATTCGTGTTTCTGGGCAAAAGTTGAGGAAGCGATCATTTTATGCAATTTACTGAAGACAGAAAAATTTGGTGCTGAAGAGAAGATGAATAAGTTGAAAGATTTTGAGAACCATGTCTGGGGTTTGCTGACTAACTATGAAGTATCCCCTGAGATATTCTTACCTGAGAGCAGCTTTATGAAGTGGTGGAAAGATTGGAAACCTTATACGAGAACTTTGGGAAGCTCATTTACCTCACCACTCCACGACTTCATCGAATCTGGGGCACATGTAGAATATGATAGGGGTAACTGGTCTCCACCTATCTATTATCAACTACTTTAA
- the LOC107415403 gene encoding senescence-associated carboxylesterase 101-like isoform X1: MNLFNNGSEMANLVVSSGLLQQSWTVNSNLYGNSDPNERLTFKVYPQQNYNILGFVSSPRTLEGDEAELVSSSTFPLFEFLCSKNNPSFSINKAAISLFDSYHFLLSELKTQLCQGPPYKSLIITGHSLGGSIASLFTLWMLDSMVLSKTKRPLCITFGSPLIGDSSLQKAIFQSQTWNSCFLHVVSNQDPIPRIFLHHNPVHQTGVYKPFGTFLICSELGCACFAHPNSVLELLPASASYGAHGQHPHQILPFVDYGPMVENLYHRTFCRDAIELDEWATQPFEACISRQLQAIGVGRPQQQNQKNEEKDINLSRKTSTDLQSAAFDHSATLPSPGSGSPKWVQNLIKRTKNWELKLQIAKQFDPSKKLNDIKVNMVYLEWYKKWAKDQKTGYYDMYKNNMYESDVMVQKYKEELTNYWINMVNEVKIKPQKEGADFQSHWLYAGTTYRRMIEPLDIAEHYYEKKRLNYETEGRSDHYILLEEWLKEAKEIERYATNLKKENVASILTIDSCFWAKVEEAIISCNLLKTEKYVVEEKVKKLKDFENYVLGLLTNYEVSPQIFLPESSSMKWWKDWKAYRKTLGIT; encoded by the exons ATGAATTT ATTTAACAATGGGTCAGAAATGGCAAATTTGGTGGTTAGCTCTGGTCTCCTTCAACAATCATGGACTGTAAATTCGAATCTTTATGGAAATAGTGATCCAAACGAACGTCTTACATTCAAAGTTTACCCACAACAAAACTACAACATCTTGGGTTTTGTTAGTTCCCCTCGGACACTTGAAGGAGATGAGGCAGAGTTAGTTTCATCATCTACTTTTCCTCTCTTCGAATTTTTATGCAGCAAAAACAACCCAAGTTTCTCCATTAACAAAGCTGCAATTTCTCTCTTTGATTCCTATCATTTCCTACTTTCTGAACTGAAAACTCAG CTTTGCCAAGGACCCCCATATAAATCATTGATTATCACCGGACACTCTTTGGGAGGCTCAATTGCTTCACTCTTCACCTTGTGGATGTTGGACAGCATGGTCTTATCAAAAACCAAACGCCCACTTTGCATCACTTTTGGTTCACCCCTTATTGGTGACAGCAGCCTACAGAAAGCCATCTTTCAATCTCAAACATGGAACTCTTGCTTCCTGCATGTAGTCTCTAACCAAGATCCAATACCTAGAATCTTCCTACACCACAATCCTGTCCATCAAACAGGTGTTTATAAACCATTTGGGACATTCCTCATTTGTTCTGAATTAGGGTGTGCTTGTTTTGCGCACCCTAATTCCGTTCTGGAATTGTTACCTGCAAGTGCCTCGTATGGTGCTCATGGTCAACATCCTCATCAAATCTTGCCCTTTGTTGATTATGGACCAATGGTGGAAAATCTTTACCATCGGACCTTCTGCCGGGATGCAATAGAGTTGGATGAATGGGCTACGCAACCATTTGAGGCATGCATTAGTAGACAACTCCAAGCAATAGGGGTTGGTCGACCTCAG CAGCAAAATCAGAAGAACGAAGAGAAAGATATAAATCTATCTAGAAAAACTTCAACAGATTTGCAGTCTGCCGCTTTTGATCACTCAGCCACTCTCCCCTCCCCAGGCTCAGGTTCACCTAaatgggttcaaaatttgataaagaggACAAAAAACTGGGAATTGAAACTTCAAATTGCGAAGCAGTTTGATCCCTCCAAGAAGTTGAATGACATAAAAGTAAATATGGTCTACTTGGAATGGTACAAGAAGTGGGCTAAAGATCAGAAAACTGGATACTATGACATGTACAAAAACAATATGTATGAATCGGACGTTATGGttcaaaaatacaaagaagaaCTCACAAATTACTGGATAAACATGGTTAACGAAGTGAAAATTAAGCCCCAGAAGGAAGGAGCCGACTTTCAGTCTCATTGGCTATATGCAGGTACAACCTATAGAAGGATGATTGAACCACTTGACATCGCTGAACACTACTACGAGAAAAAGAGACTCAACTATGAAACCGAAGGAAGATCTGATCATTACATCCTGTTGGAGGAATGGCTGAAAGAAGCAAAGGAAATAGAAAGATATGCAACAAacttgaaaaaggaaaatgtagCTTCTATTCTGACAATAGATTCGTGTTTCTGGGCAAAAGTTGAGGAAGCGATCATTTCATGCAATTTGTTGAAGACAGAAAAATATGTTGTTGAAGAAAAAGTGAAGAAGTTGAAAGATTTTGAGAACTATGTCTTGGGTCTGTTGACTAACTATGAAGTATCCCCTCAGATATTCTTACCTGAAAGCAGCTCTATGAAGTGGTGGAAAGATTGGAAAGCTTATAGGAAAACTTTGGGAATTACCTGA
- the LOC125421849 gene encoding probable disease resistance protein At5g66910: MDNSSQEPIRQRKRLFINLSRNELPESLKECMEQPVRARLVSISTDEMISSNWLDMQLPEAEVLVLNFRTKDYALPTFVVNMKKLKVLIATSSLNYAELSDFQLLGLLTNLKTIRLERISIPSLSETCEPLRNLQKISLYMCLFAEAFRDCSIQISDLLPELREMNVDFCEDLVRLPAGLCDIVHLKKLSITHCYKLCELPNEIGNLRNLQVLRLRSCTELEILPDSIRYLSELFTLDISDCIRIKDLPEDIGELKKLINLNMNHCSRLQYLPESFWQLEQSLDLVCDKEIK; this comes from the exons ATGGACAATAGCAGCCAGGAGCCAATAAGACAGAGGAAAAGACTGTTTATTAACTTAAGTAGGAACGAGCTTCCAGAGTCATTGAAAGAATGTATGGAACAACCAGTTAGAGCGCGCCTAGTGTCTATCTCGACTG ATGAAATGATCTCATCAAATTGGTTGGACATGCAACTACCTGAAGCTGAGGTTCTAGTTCTTAATTTCCGGACAAAGGATTATGCCTTGCCTACGTTTGTGGTAAACATGAAGAAGCTAAAGGTTCTGATAGCTACAAGTAGTTTAAATTATGCTGAATTAAGTGATTTCCAATTGCTTGGTTTGTTAACCAATTTGAAGACAATAAGACTGGAGCGCATTTCAATTCCTTCCCTGAGCGAGACTTGTGAACCATTGAGGAATCTGCAGAAAATATCTTTGTACATGTGTCTCTTTGCTGAGGCTTTTCGCGATTGTTCCATCCAGATTTCAGATTTATTGCCAGAGCTAAGGGAGATGAATGTGGACTTCTGCGAGGATTTGGTGAGACTGCCGGCTGGGCTTTGTGATATCGTCCACCTGAAGAAGTTGAGCATCACACACTGTTATAAGCTGTGTGAACTGCCGAACGAAATCGGAAACCTGAGGAACCTCCAAGTTCTAAGGCTTAGGTCCTGTACAGAATTGGAAATATTGCCGGACTCTATTAGGTACCTTTCTGAGTTGTTCACCCTTGATATATCTGACTGCATCAGAATTAAGGACTTGCCTGAAGATATAGGTgagttgaaaaaattaattaatctcaaCATGAATCACTGCTCTAGATTGCAGTATCTTCCAGAGTCATTTTGGCAACTTGAGCAGTCGTTAGATTTGGTATgtgataaagaaataaaataa
- the LOC107415429 gene encoding senescence-associated carboxylesterase 101-like isoform X2 — protein MTVFSNGSETANLVASSGLLQQLWTANWNLYGNNDPNERLRFQVYSQENYNILAFVTSPLTLQADQADLASLSTLKEKFPVFELLCSKNNPTFAINKATILLFASYHNILSELKNELCKGPPYKPLIITGHSLGGSIASLFTLWMLNSMDLSKTKRPLCITFGSPLIGDHCLHKAIFQSQTWKSCFLHVVTNQDPVPRILLHHKPAHQKGVYKPFGTFLICCESGSACFEDPDSILELLAATASHGAQSQNPYQAMPSVDYGPVVENLYHRTFCKGATELVDWAKQPFEVGIIRQLQAIGVAQPQQQNIDIINLIKREKQLVSKTKLFDPSKKLNDMKIYMVYLEWYKKLSKNDKTGYYDSYKEKKGTCEFNVEVFKKELTNYWKDMVKEAENKPQKEGASFRIRWLGAGTNYRRMVESLDIAEYYKENKLNYETQGRSHHYIRLEAWLKEWEELLKEENNSGGKQNNSKKESVASILTIDSCFWAKVEEAIILCNLLKTEKFGAEEKVKKLKDFESYVWGLLTNYEVSSEIFLTGSSFMKWWKDWKAYKKTLGSSFTSPLDDFMESREYVDYDGGNWSPPIYTRPF, from the exons ATGACTGT ATTTAGCAATGGGTCAGAAACGGCAAATTTGGTGGCGAGCTCTGGCCTCCTCCAACAATTATGGACTGCAAATTGGAACCTTTATGGAAACAATGATCCAAATGAACGTCTTAGATTCCAAGTTTACTCACAAGAAAACTACAACATCTTGGCTTTTGTTACTTCCCCTTTGACACTTCAAGCAGATCAGGCAGATTTAGCTTCCTTATCAACATTAAAGGAGAAATTTCCTGTCTTCGAATTACTATGCAGCAAAAACAACCCGACTTTCGCCATTAACAAAGCTACAATTTTACTCTTTGCTTCCTATCATAACATACTTTCTGAGCTGAAAAATGAG CTTTGCAAAGGCCCCCCATATAAACCATTGATTATCACTGGACACTCTCTGGGAGGCTCAATTGCTTCACTCTTCACCTTATGGATGTTGAACAGCATGGACTTATCAAAAACCAAACGCCCACTTTGCATCACTTTTGGTTCACCTCTTATTGGTGACCACTGCCTACATAAAGCCATCTTTCAATCCCAAACATGGAAGTCTTGCTTCCTGCATGTAGTCACTAACCAAGATCCAGTACCCAGAATCCTCCTACACCACAAACCTGCCCATCAAAAAGGTGTCTACAAACCATTTGGGACATTCCTTATCTGTTGTGAATCAGGGTCTGCTTGTTTTGAGGATCCTGATTCCATTCTGGAATTGTTGGCCGCAACTGCCTCGCATGGTGCTCAGAGTCAAAATCCTTATCAAGCCATGCCTTCGGTTGATTATGGACCAGTGGTGGAAAATCTTTACCATCGGACCTTTTGCAAGGGTGCCACAGAGTTGGTTGATTGGGCTAAGCAACCATTTGAAGTTGGCATTATTAGACAACTCCAAGCAATAGGAGTTGCTCAACCGCAG CAGCAGAACATAGACATAATAAATCTGATAAAGCGGGAAAAGCAACTAGTTTCAAAGACGAAGTTATTTGATCCCTCAAAGAAGTTGAatgatatgaaaatatatatggtcTACCTGGAATGGTACAAGAAATTGTCTAAAAATGACAAAACTGGATATTATGACAGCTACAAAGAAAAGAAGGGTACGTGTGAATTTAATGTTGAAGTGTTCAAGAAAGAACTTACAAATTACTGGAAAGACATGGTTAAAGAAGCAGAAAATAAGCCCCAGAAGGAAGGAGCCTCCTTTCGGATTCGTTGGCTAGGTGCAGGAACAAACTACAGAAGGATGGTTGAATCACTTGACATCGCTGAGTACTACAAGGAAAACAAACTCAACTATGAAACTCAAGGAAGATCTCATCATTACATCAGATTGGAGGCATGGCTGAAAGAATGGGAGGAATTgctgaaagaagaaaataattcagGAGGCAAACAAAATAACTCAAAGAAGGAAAGTGTAGCTTCAATTCTGACAATAGATTCATGTTTCTGGGCAAAAGTTGAGGAAGCTATCATTTTATGCAATTTGCTGAAGACAGAAAAATTTGGTGCTGAAGAGAAAGTGAAGAAGTTGAAAGATTTTGAGAGCTATGTGTGGGGTTTGCTGACTAACTACGAAGTATCCTCTGAGATATTCTTAACTGGAAGCAGCTTTATGAAGTGGTGGAAAGATTGGAAAGCTTATAAGAAAACTTTGGGAAGCTCCTTTACCTCACCACTCGACGACTTCATGGAATCTCGGGAATATGTAGACTATGATGGTGGTAACTGGTCTCCACCTATTTATACTCGACCATTTTAA